The following proteins come from a genomic window of Pararhodobacter sp.:
- a CDS encoding mandelate racemase/muconate lactonizing enzyme family protein, which produces MKLADLEVFVIGTPPPGWGGRYWLIVKLTTDNGIVGYGEVYAASVGPKAMVAVIEDVFARHMHGENPENIELMFRRAYSAGFTQRPDLTVMGAFSGLEIACWDILGKAHERPVYALLGGKMNDRLRAYTYLYPMAHHDPAAFWSSPEMQAESALEALDQGFTAIKFDPAGPYTLRGGHQPALADMDLSLRMCRALRDAVGDRADLLFGTHGQFTPAGAIRLGQALEPFSPLWFEEPIPPDNLLDFAQVARAVRIPLATGERLTTKAEFGTLLRSGGASILQPALGRSGGILETKKIAGMAEAFGAQIAPHLYAGPVEWAANIQLAVTLPNLLMVESIQQGGGFHGALIQHGLRVEGGYIEAPTAPGLGIAFDETLARAHPYEGAGLHLQMQEAPCRYDSANSFQGGAPRE; this is translated from the coding sequence ATGAAACTGGCCGATCTTGAGGTTTTTGTCATCGGCACGCCGCCGCCGGGGTGGGGCGGGCGCTATTGGTTGATCGTCAAGCTGACCACCGACAACGGGATTGTTGGCTATGGCGAGGTGTATGCCGCCTCGGTCGGGCCCAAGGCGATGGTGGCGGTGATCGAGGATGTGTTCGCGCGCCATATGCACGGCGAGAACCCCGAGAACATCGAGCTGATGTTTCGCCGCGCCTATTCGGCAGGTTTCACGCAGCGCCCGGATCTGACGGTGATGGGGGCGTTTTCAGGGCTGGAGATCGCCTGTTGGGATATTCTGGGCAAGGCGCATGAGCGGCCTGTTTACGCGCTGCTGGGCGGCAAGATGAATGACCGGCTGCGGGCCTATACCTATCTCTATCCGATGGCGCATCACGATCCGGCCGCGTTCTGGTCCTCGCCCGAGATGCAGGCCGAATCCGCGCTGGAGGCGCTGGATCAGGGGTTCACGGCGATCAAATTCGACCCCGCCGGGCCCTATACCCTACGCGGCGGGCATCAGCCGGCGTTGGCCGATATGGATCTGAGCCTGCGCATGTGCCGTGCCCTGCGGGACGCGGTGGGCGACCGCGCCGACCTGCTGTTTGGCACGCATGGGCAGTTCACGCCCGCCGGCGCGATCCGGTTGGGGCAGGCGTTGGAGCCGTTCAGCCCGCTGTGGTTCGAGGAGCCGATCCCGCCCGACAATCTGCTGGATTTTGCGCAGGTGGCGCGGGCGGTGCGCATACCGCTGGCCACCGGCGAGCGGCTGACCACCAAGGCCGAGTTCGGCACGCTGTTGCGCAGCGGCGGGGCGTCGATCCTGCAACCGGCGCTGGGCCGCTCGGGCGGGATCCTGGAGACCAAGAAGATCGCCGGCATGGCCGAGGCCTTTGGCGCGCAGATCGCGCCGCATCTCTATGCCGGGCCGGTGGAATGGGCGGCGAATATCCAGCTGGCGGTGACGCTTCCGAATTTGCTGATGGTCGAGAGCATCCAGCAAGGCGGCGGGTTCCACGGGGCGTTGATACAGCACGGGCTGCGGGTCGAGGGCGGCTATATCGAGGCGCCAACCGCCCCGGGATTGGGCATCGCGTTCGACGAAACCCTGGCGCGCGCGCACCCCTACGAGGGCGCCGGGTTGCATCTGCAAATGCAGGAAGCGCCTTGCCGCTATGACAGCGCGAACAGCTTTCAGGGCGGTGCACCCCGAGAATGA